The Candidatus Rhodoblastus alkanivorans genome includes the window GGTCCGCCAAGCGGCTTTGGTGGCAGCATCTCAACAGTGACCGACGACTCCGGCGAGACCGACATCGACCTAGAGGGCCTGGCACGGTGGTTGGGGGATGATGATGCGCCACCCAGCCCCAAGGAACAGAGACGGTCGGCGCGCGCCACGCGGTGCGCAGAGACATTCGGATCGCAGTCCCCTGCCGCGCTGGACCTGCTCGCAATCGTCGATCTCGCCTGGCATGACTGCTACGGCGACGGAGAACTTCCGAGCCAGGTCGTGGATGATCTGTTCGTGACTTCGGGCGGCGATCTGGAGACCATGGTTCACATGGCCAGCCTCGCTTTGACGGACTGGCGGGACTTACGGATGAACGCTGACAGAGCACGTTCTGAATAGGTGTCCAACGTGACTCATCAGAGGTTGCCAAGCAGGGCATAACGTCCGCACATGCCGCGTTGAGGGCGGCAACGCTTGCCCGGATCTGGCACCCCTCTGTGTCAAGGAGCGCTTGGAATGAGGGTCTTCCGGCGGATGGATGGTCGGCGTAGCGTCGGCTTCGCGGGTCCGGGAAGTGGCTGATCCGAAGTGTCGATGAGCGGGTGCGAGTCGGCCGCGCTGGATTGAAGAGCCGCCCCGCAGTGCCCTCCCGGACCCGCGTCCAGCCCCGTGATGGCTGCGTTGCTGTCGGCGACGAGCTGGCGATACACGACGTCGGACAGGCGCCGCTTCAGACATCTCAGCGCTTCCATCGGTGTCTTGCCGGCGGCGAGCTTGCGACGGTAGTAGGCGCGTCCTTCGGTGTCGTGACGGATCTGCACGATCGCCGCGACGTGCAGGACGTGGTTCATCCGCCGGTTCCCCGCACGTGACAAGCGGTGCCGGGTCTGCTCACCGGACGAGACGTCCAGGGGCGCGGTCCCGGTCCAGGACGCGAACCGGTTGCGGTCGGCGAACCGGGCCACGTCACCGACATCAGCCAGCACCCGGGCAGCTCCGGCTGGGCCGACGCCGTAGATGTCCATCAGCCCCGACCCGCGGGTGGCGACCGCAGCCTTCAGCTCGGCCTTGATCTTCTTCAGCTTCGCGTCGACCGCGACCAGGTCGGCGATCTCCTCGGCCGCCATCCGACGACGGGTCTTCCCGGCGATGTCACGCGGGCGCACGGTCGCGAGCATGGCCTTGGCCTGGGTGGCGGACAGGTCGCGTTTGCGCTGGCCAGGCAGCAGTTCACTGAGCAGACGCTGCAGCCGGTTGACCGTCTGGACGCGCTGGTGGGCGAGCTCGTCGCGGCGGTCGGTGAGCATCCGCAGGGCCTCGAGCTCGCCGTCCTCGACCACCACCCGCAACCCTTCGGTGCGGACCGCGACGACCGCGATGGAGTGGGCGTCCAGCGCGTCGGTCTTGCGGTTGTGGCCGGTGTCGAAGAGCCGCACCCGAGCAGCCAGCTTGGCCGGGACATCGACGACTTGTTCGCCGGCGGCGACAAGTCGTTGGGCCAGTGGACGGCCGGCACCGTTGGCTCCCTCGACCGCCCACACGCGGTCGGGCCACTGCTTCACATAACGCTGCATCGCGGCGTAACCGGCCTGGTTGGTGTCGAACCGACCACTACCGAGGAGGTTCTCGTGGGTGTCGACAACCTCGATAGTCACCGACATCTTGTGGGGATCGACCCCGATGATCACGCCCTTCTTCATGTTGCTCATCTGCTCACCTCGTCCTCGCCTGGAACCAACAGAGTCGACGAGGTGGGCATTGCTACTACGAGCTGGGCAGACCCCTCTGGAGCCACTCCTCGTCACGGTGGTCGACGGGTCGCAGTCCAGATGTGAGCCACACCCGGAACCCGGGTGGGCAGCCGCGATTGAGAGCGTCCCGCCGATCACCTGGATCGAGTCTGGCCAGACACCGATCCTGAGGGAAGTTTCCTAGTAGCCGCGATAGGCGCGGATCTGCCGATGTGCGGACCTACAACAACAGCGACCGAGGCTCGAGGTAGCTGACGAACCGATCGCACTGCTCATTCTCTACTCGTCAGGGATGCCCATGCCGCTGCGTGCTTGGTGCTTGCCGGTGATCGTTGCAGTGAGCATTCCAGCCAACCCTTAGACCTTGAGCGATGGAACCGATGAGCACCCCGACAGCAGCTAGGACGCCGACGAGGTAGGCCGCCAGCCCGTAGCCCATCGCGGCGAGCACCCCAGACCCGAGAGCGAACGCCACACCGCCGACGAGGTAGTCCCATGGTCCTGGCGATGATTTCGAGCCACTGGTCACGAAGGGATGGTAGCGAGATGCATGAGGACGTCCACCTGGCGCCTATCCGGATCTGCCGCGATGAGCTCGTCCGCTCATGCCGAGTTGAGTGCCTTAGGACTTCGCGCCGGACAAGTCCGCGTAGATGCGTCTCCGCGTAGCAGGTTCCAGTGTGTCGGCGATGAAGACTCCGAACCCGTCGTTGCCGAACCGCACGCCGAGCACCTCGTCTGGCGAGTAGCCCTTGAACGTCCATGTACGCACCTGGGTGGGGACGTCAGGGAAGACAGAACCCACGGCGTTACAGCCAGTGTCGTGACATTCAGCCTGGTCAGCCCGTAGGTGGCGGCTGCCTTCACGAGTAGTCGTTCCGTACGAGGTGTAGATGACGTCCACCATGCGGATCTGGGCTTCGCAATCGGCTGCTCCGGTTGGGCATTCGGAACTAGCGACCGAACAGCCCGCCATCAAGACCATGACGACGCAGAGCAGGGCAGACCTCACTCGCCCAGTATGTCGTCGGTCCATGCGATTGGGACGACGGCGACACACCTAAGGATCCGTGCCCCGAAACATCCGCATCTGCCGCATTGAGGGCGGCTACGCTCGCCCGGATCTGCCGCATTGAGGGCGGCTACGCTCGCCCGGATCTGCCGCATTGAGGGCGGCTACGCTCGCCCGGATCTGCCGCGATGAGCGCACGCACCTGGGGCGCGGGCCGCCGTCGCCTACCCGCTGAACCAGGATGGGAGAGCTCGCCCGTCGTCTGTCCATCACCCCGAGCACCCTCACCCACCACGGCGCGCCGGGCGGAACTCGTGCCGGGTTGCGTTCTGCGGTGGGGGTGGCTGCTGTTGCGGGCGGCGCGATCGCCGTGCCGAGGAAGGCGGCGTCGTACCCGAGACGGCCCATGTCCGAAGTCTCATGCCCACGGCGGCGCTGGACAAGCACGACGCGATCGTCAGGGGCTCGAGGTCACCCGCCCGTCGGGCCATGCGGTATAGGTCTCGGTCGTGTACTCGGTGTCGACCGACAGGCGGTCGTCGATCTGCGTTGAGGGCTGAATCTTCGTGCCATGGAACTTGCCGGCGCACGAGCAGACGCACGTCCAGATGGTGTCCGGTGAGGCATCGCGCCAGCACTCGACGACGCACCGGGTCTGACTGGCGCCGTGGAGCACGACCTCCACCGGACGCCCGAGTTCGGCCGGCAGCTGCTCAATCAGCGTCCGCAGGTGCGCAGGAGCCACCTCGAAGTATCGGCGCTCTCGATTGTACTCCGGCTTCGTCTGCTGCCCGCAGATGTCGTGAAGAAGGTCGTAATTCCCGCTCCCGGGTCGGAACGGCAGTGTGACTTGGAGGCGGCCCCTGAGAGGCCGGACGATGCGCGCCATTTCCTGAATCTACCTGTCAACTCGTCCTGTCAGGCCCTCACGGGCGTATCCGTTGAAAGGTGCGCCGACGGGACGACGCCAGCGAGGTCGTCGAGCCCGGGGTGCCCGGCACCAGGCGACGGGAAACGTGATGACGTGCTTCTCGTCGGCGGTGACTGGCACCCAAGGCAGCACCGATGCTGCGGCGCGGCTCGGTGAGCAGCATGGCGGGCGGTGATGCCCAACCCGGCTGGGCATCAAACTTAGGAGGCGGCCTGCACCCGCTCGATGTCTTCGATCAGACCATCGAGGGTCCGAGTCTTGAGGGGCGGGTCACCCTCGGCGACGTAGTCACGGTTGATGCGGTTTCGCAGGATCAGCGCTCGACGGAGGCGCTCCAGCTCTGCTGTCGAACGCCATCCCGCGGGCTGCTCCATCATGCGCGCCATCTCAGTGTCGCGGCTGTGGAGGTAGTGCTCGCGCGGGTCGAGCAACGGGCCGCGCACGTTGGTCCCGCATCGACCAACTCGACACCCGATCCTGACACGGAGGTCGGAGTGCTGCATCAGCTTCAGGGCGGTGCTGGGGGTAGCGGTGTACGCCAGCGCGGGGAGGTAGACGCCGGCCTGCGGGCCACCGCCGGTGTCTTCGTCGGTGCGCTCCTTCGGGGGCTTGCTGCGGCGGTTGACCTGGAGTGCGTGGT containing:
- a CDS encoding IS110 family transposase, whose product is MSNMKKGVIIGVDPHKMSVTIEVVDTHENLLGSGRFDTNQAGYAAMQRYVKQWPDRVWAVEGANGAGRPLAQRLVAAGEQVVDVPAKLAARVRLFDTGHNRKTDALDAHSIAVVAVRTEGLRVVVEDGELEALRMLTDRRDELAHQRVQTVNRLQRLLSELLPGQRKRDLSATQAKAMLATVRPRDIAGKTRRRMAAEEIADLVAVDAKLKKIKAELKAAVATRGSGLMDIYGVGPAGAARVLADVGDVARFADRNRFASWTGTAPLDVSSGEQTRHRLSRAGNRRMNHVLHVAAIVQIRHDTEGRAYYRRKLAAGKTPMEALRCLKRRLSDVVYRQLVADSNAAITGLDAGPGGHCGAALQSSAADSHPLIDTSDQPLPGPAKPTLRRPSIRRKTLIPSAP
- a CDS encoding DUF6281 family protein, translated to MDRRHTGRVRSALLCVVMVLMAGCSVASSECPTGAADCEAQIRMVDVIYTSYGTTTREGSRHLRADQAECHDTGCNAVGSVFPDVPTQVRTWTFKGYSPDEVLGVRFGNDGFGVFIADTLEPATRRRIYADLSGAKS